The window TTGATGTGCAACATTTTATAGCTTATAGCGTCATAAGAAAGATGTAACAACTAAAAGTTGAAAATGCGCAACAAAATTCCTACGAAAGCATTTATATGCTACAATATTGCGCGGGAGGTTTTAAGATGTTAAAGAAAAGTATTCTAGCAGTTTTAACCTTATTTGTGTTAACTGCATGTGGTAATAAAAATGATGAGTTAAGTGCAGAAGAGCGTGACCAAGTTATAGAGGATGGTACAGTAGGCTTTGAAATGATGGGTGGAGACATAGAAAAAGCTAAAAATGTGCCAGCCGGAGATGAAAAAGCAATTCTAGCGGCATTTGATGAATATATTGCAGCTCTAAATGCTGAAGAAATCGGTCGTTATATGCAAACAATATCGAAGGACCCAAAAGGTTTTAATTATGATGAAGATAAAACATATGCAACTGAAGTTTTCGACCAGTTTGACATTAAGCGTGACGTGGCCAATGTAACCATAGCGAAATATGAAGAAAAAGAAGCTCAGGTTTTTGCAAACATGACAATGCACTCTCTACAAATTGAGACGAATGTTGAACATGAAAGTGCTGGGCGTCAGGTAACGGTTTTTGTCAAAGAGGATGGAGATTGGAAAGTAACGAGCGTCTTTTATATTGGAGACGACACAAAATCAAGCACGGGCAAGTAGAACAAGGGGAATTTAATTCCCTTTATCATACATAGGTAATTAATGAATGTGAAATTTCAGCTTTATTCGACAAAATTTCTTGTGGAATAAGACTAAACCTCGCGGATGTTACAAATTTTGATGGTGTGGATTGTACAAGCCAAATCAAAGTCTGAACAAGATTACCCGCACAGGTAAAATTGATTTCACATTCATTTCTTTTTACTGTAAACTATGGAGCATAGGAGAGTGGACATGGATGAGGACGGCAATCGTAACAGACAGTACTGCATATATTACGCCTGAGGAACGTGCACGCTTAAACATTCGTATGATTCCATTAAGTGTAAACCTCGCAGGCGAATTATTTGCAGAAGAAATTGATATCACGGCATCTGAATTTTATGATAAAGTACGTAGTACAAAGGAATTTCCGAAGACAACGCAGCCACCAGTAGGAGAGTTTGCGTCGCTCTTTGAAGAACTGGCAAAGGATTATGACGAGGTAGTATCCATACATTTATCAAGTGGTATAAGCGGTACATATCAAGGGGCGGTCCAAGCAGGCGAAATGGTGGAAGACTTTGATGTGTACACATTTGACAGCGAAATTTCTTGTGCTGTCCAAGGTTTTTACGTATTACGCGCAGCGGAAATGGCTGCACAAGGCTTTTCGGCAAAAGAAATACTTGCGGCATTAGCGGAAATGCAGCAGTATATTCGTGCTTACTTCATTGTAGATGACTTAGCGCACTTACAACGCGGAGGGCGTCTGTCTGCAGCAGCGGCATTAATTGGTGGCTTATTACAAGTAAAGCCAGTTCTACATTTTGTGGACAAGGTGATTGTGCCATTTGAAAAAATTCGCACACGTAAAAAGGCATTAAAGCGAGCGGAAGAACTGTTAGCGCAAGATGCTAGCAAATACGAGGCAATGGATGCTGTGGTCATTCACGGCAATTGCCAAGCAGAGGCTGAAGAATGGATGGCACAGCTTGCTACAAGCTACCCGAATGTAAACTTTAAATTAAGCTATTTCGGCCCAGTAATCGGCACACACTTAGGTGAAGG of the Lysinibacillus fusiformis genome contains:
- a CDS encoding nuclear transport factor 2 family protein, producing the protein MLKKSILAVLTLFVLTACGNKNDELSAEERDQVIEDGTVGFEMMGGDIEKAKNVPAGDEKAILAAFDEYIAALNAEEIGRYMQTISKDPKGFNYDEDKTYATEVFDQFDIKRDVANVTIAKYEEKEAQVFANMTMHSLQIETNVEHESAGRQVTVFVKEDGDWKVTSVFYIGDDTKSSTGK
- a CDS encoding DegV family protein is translated as MRTAIVTDSTAYITPEERARLNIRMIPLSVNLAGELFAEEIDITASEFYDKVRSTKEFPKTTQPPVGEFASLFEELAKDYDEVVSIHLSSGISGTYQGAVQAGEMVEDFDVYTFDSEISCAVQGFYVLRAAEMAAQGFSAKEILAALAEMQQYIRAYFIVDDLAHLQRGGRLSAAAALIGGLLQVKPVLHFVDKVIVPFEKIRTRKKALKRAEELLAQDASKYEAMDAVVIHGNCQAEAEEWMAQLATSYPNVNFKLSYFGPVIGTHLGEGAMGLGWTKK